Proteins from one Comamonas flocculans genomic window:
- a CDS encoding PBECR2 nuclease fold domain-containing protein: protein MSSAAYGSLPFAETAQFFRRKLNLPTTGWTDIYTWMHDWAFVVAGANRDAIVADFRAAVEKAILGGSTLQDFRRDFDRIVATHGWDYNGGRDWRSRVIYDTNLATSYAAGRWQQLQAAPYWQYEHQDWVQQPREQHVAWDGLLLERDDPWWQTHFPPNGWGCHCTVRGRWASDLVRLGKSGPDQAPPVQWVQRTIGQRSINGPRTVRVPEGIDPGFEYAPGSARLKSAIPPERPTPPIPGSTGGQGLPNRRPLDVLPPARNVPAADLLPAGLPPQDYARAFLEILGATLQTAAIIKDVLGERIVVGADLFKDAAGEWKADKRGRGRFMPLLAHALLAPDEIWTRVEWLYGQQRAVVRRRYIARFVVEGEAAPALVVFENGADGWSGVTAFAGPNQAPEGWRIGVRLYRRGQE from the coding sequence ATGAGCAGCGCGGCCTATGGATCGCTGCCGTTTGCCGAGACGGCGCAGTTTTTCCGGCGCAAGCTCAATCTGCCCACCACCGGCTGGACCGACATCTACACCTGGATGCACGACTGGGCCTTCGTCGTCGCCGGTGCCAACCGCGACGCCATCGTCGCCGACTTCCGCGCGGCCGTCGAGAAGGCCATCCTCGGCGGCAGCACGCTGCAAGACTTTCGCCGCGATTTCGACCGCATCGTTGCCACGCACGGCTGGGACTACAACGGCGGGCGCGACTGGCGAAGCCGCGTCATCTACGACACCAACCTTGCCACCAGCTACGCGGCCGGGCGCTGGCAGCAGCTGCAGGCCGCGCCCTACTGGCAGTACGAACACCAGGACTGGGTGCAGCAGCCGCGCGAGCAGCACGTCGCCTGGGATGGGCTGCTGCTGGAGCGCGACGACCCCTGGTGGCAAACCCACTTCCCGCCCAACGGCTGGGGCTGCCATTGCACCGTGCGCGGGCGCTGGGCCAGCGACCTGGTGCGCCTGGGCAAAAGCGGCCCCGACCAGGCGCCACCCGTCCAATGGGTGCAGCGCACCATCGGCCAGCGCAGCATCAACGGCCCGCGCACCGTGCGCGTGCCCGAGGGGATAGACCCCGGCTTTGAATACGCGCCGGGCAGCGCGCGCCTGAAAAGCGCCATTCCGCCAGAGCGGCCCACGCCACCCATCCCGGGCAGCACCGGTGGCCAGGGGTTGCCCAATCGCCGCCCACTCGACGTACTGCCGCCCGCGCGCAACGTGCCTGCCGCCGATCTGCTGCCCGCGGGCTTGCCGCCGCAGGACTATGCGCGCGCCTTCCTCGAAATCCTGGGCGCCACGCTTCAGACGGCCGCCATCATCAAGGACGTGCTCGGCGAGCGCATCGTGGTGGGCGCGGATCTGTTCAAGGATGCAGCTGGCGAATGGAAGGCCGACAAGCGCGGCCGTGGCCGCTTCATGCCGCTGCTTGCCCATGCGCTGCTCGCCCCCGATGAAATCTGGACCCGCGTCGAATGGCTCTACGGCCAGCAGCGCGCCGTGGTGCGTCGCCGCTACATCGCGCGCTTCGTGGTGGAGGGGGAGGCTGCTCCCGCCCTGGTCGTTTTTGAAAACGGCGCGGACGGCTGGAGCGGCGTCACCGCCTTCGCCGGGCCGAATCAGGCACCCGAAGGGTGGCGCATTGGCGTGCGCCTGTATCGCAGGGGACAGGAATGA
- a CDS encoding phage virion morphogenesis protein: MAGTHLTITVDDAQARARLARLAELGMASLMPRLGEYLTESAQRRFTTQTAPDGAPWAPLQARYARRKKYNQDKILTLRGYLRSQIHYQVTDARTVEVGSNQEYAAIHQLGGTIEQHAQSRKTRYRSVAGRVLFAKKSHTRGVTERWVTRGAYQVKIPARPFLGISAEDERKIRDILAHWLDGADG, from the coding sequence ATGGCCGGAACCCACCTCACCATCACCGTGGACGATGCCCAAGCCCGCGCTCGGCTGGCACGCTTGGCCGAGCTGGGCATGGCCAGCCTCATGCCGCGGCTGGGCGAATACCTGACCGAATCCGCCCAGCGCCGCTTTACCACCCAGACCGCGCCCGACGGCGCGCCCTGGGCGCCATTGCAAGCGCGTTACGCCCGGCGCAAGAAGTACAACCAGGACAAGATCCTTACGCTGCGCGGCTACCTGCGCTCTCAAATCCACTACCAGGTGACCGACGCGCGCACCGTCGAGGTCGGCTCCAACCAGGAGTACGCCGCCATCCACCAGCTCGGCGGCACCATCGAGCAGCACGCCCAGTCGCGCAAGACGCGCTACCGCAGCGTGGCCGGGCGCGTGCTGTTCGCCAAGAAGTCCCACACCCGCGGCGTCACCGAGCGCTGGGTCACGCGCGGCGCCTACCAGGTCAAGATACCGGCGCGCCCGTTCCTGGGCATCAGCGCCGAGGATGAACGCAAGATCCGCGACATCCTCGCGCACTGGCTGGACGGGGCCGACGGATAG
- a CDS encoding phage protease produces MPSPNTHRERSAVAIAACTFAVQAAGDSAGLLRRVQFFPAGPFRSGDTRPEDVSAWRIDAASAARVIERFKARRKPLVIDYEHQTLHKEKNGQPAPAAGWPKSLEWVEGQGLFGTVEMTARAAAAIDAREYLYFSPVFTYSTVDGSVLEILMGALTNDPGIQGMQPLSLMAAATAAFLPDPLPQEPSVNPLLKALLAALGLPETTTEEAATAALAALGPLPSLKDRAAVATAACSALQLAADASAEAVTGAVASLRASQADPARFVPVEAVTALQSQIAALTARQQAADVQALIEPALADGRLLPAMETWARELGKTDVAALTAYLQTAQPVAALAGTQTGGLPPGGTAKGDAQLSSAELAVCTAMGLTPEQYKAGASATAAA; encoded by the coding sequence ATGCCTTCCCCCAACACCCACCGTGAGCGTAGCGCTGTAGCGATCGCCGCCTGCACCTTTGCCGTGCAGGCGGCGGGGGACAGCGCAGGCCTGCTGCGCCGGGTGCAGTTCTTCCCCGCCGGGCCGTTTCGCAGTGGCGACACCCGCCCCGAGGACGTCAGCGCCTGGCGCATCGACGCCGCCAGCGCCGCGCGCGTGATCGAGCGCTTCAAGGCCCGGCGCAAGCCGCTCGTCATCGACTACGAGCACCAGACCCTGCACAAGGAAAAGAACGGCCAGCCCGCGCCCGCCGCCGGGTGGCCCAAGTCCCTCGAATGGGTCGAAGGCCAGGGCCTGTTTGGCACCGTCGAGATGACCGCGCGCGCCGCCGCCGCCATCGACGCCCGGGAGTACCTCTACTTCAGCCCCGTCTTCACCTATTCGACGGTGGACGGCAGCGTGCTCGAAATCCTCATGGGCGCGCTCACCAACGACCCCGGCATCCAGGGGATGCAACCGCTTTCCCTCATGGCCGCCGCCACGGCGGCTTTCCTCCCCGACCCACTCCCACAGGAGCCCTCCGTGAATCCTCTGCTCAAGGCGCTGCTCGCCGCCCTCGGCCTGCCCGAGACCACCACCGAAGAGGCGGCCACGGCCGCGCTCGCGGCCCTCGGCCCGCTGCCATCCCTCAAGGATCGCGCCGCCGTCGCCACCGCCGCCTGCAGCGCGCTGCAACTGGCCGCCGATGCCTCGGCCGAGGCCGTCACCGGCGCGGTGGCCAGCCTGCGCGCCAGCCAGGCCGACCCCGCCAGGTTCGTGCCGGTGGAGGCCGTCACCGCGCTGCAGAGCCAGATCGCCGCGCTCACCGCGCGCCAGCAGGCGGCGGACGTTCAGGCCCTGATCGAGCCCGCGCTGGCCGACGGCCGCCTGCTGCCCGCCATGGAGACGTGGGCGCGCGAGCTGGGCAAGACCGACGTCGCCGCGCTCACCGCCTACCTCCAAACCGCGCAACCCGTGGCCGCGCTCGCCGGCACGCAAACCGGCGGCCTGCCGCCCGGCGGCACCGCCAAGGGCGACGCGCAGCTCTCCAGCGCCGAGCTGGCCGTGTGCACCGCCATGGGCCTCACCCCCGAGCAATACAAGGCCGGTGCCAGCGCCACGGCCGCCGCCTGA
- a CDS encoding Mu-like prophage major head subunit gpT family protein: MQINHSNLAILNQAFSGAFRGALAQAAPMWSQAATLVPSTTAETKYAWLGQITRFREWIGERQIQNLVLHDYAIKNKTFENTVAVGREEIEDDQYGVYTPVIQQLGQDAALHPDELVFGLLNAGFSTPCYDGQYFFDTDHPVGAPGAQASVSNFQGGAGTAWFLLDTSKVIKPVLYQKRRDYAFTAKTSLTDENVFSRNEFIWGADGRGNAGLGLWQLAYASKEALTVQSYADARAAHQSLRGDNGKPLVIQSKELWVPPNLEQAALEVVQAERLAGGATNVMRGLSKVVVCSWLTA, encoded by the coding sequence ATGCAAATCAACCACAGCAACCTCGCCATCCTCAACCAGGCCTTCAGCGGCGCCTTCCGCGGCGCACTGGCGCAGGCCGCACCCATGTGGAGCCAGGCCGCCACGCTCGTGCCCAGCACCACGGCTGAGACCAAGTACGCCTGGCTGGGCCAGATCACGCGGTTCCGTGAATGGATCGGCGAGCGCCAGATCCAGAACCTGGTGCTGCACGACTACGCCATCAAGAACAAGACTTTCGAGAACACCGTGGCCGTGGGCCGCGAGGAGATCGAGGACGACCAGTACGGCGTCTATACCCCCGTCATCCAGCAGCTCGGGCAGGACGCCGCGCTGCACCCGGACGAGCTCGTGTTCGGCCTGCTCAACGCCGGCTTCAGCACGCCCTGCTACGACGGCCAGTACTTCTTCGACACCGACCACCCCGTGGGCGCCCCGGGTGCGCAAGCCAGCGTGAGCAACTTCCAGGGCGGCGCGGGCACGGCGTGGTTCCTGCTGGACACCAGCAAGGTCATCAAGCCGGTGCTCTACCAGAAGCGCCGCGACTACGCCTTCACCGCCAAGACCAGCCTCACCGACGAGAACGTCTTCAGCCGCAATGAATTCATCTGGGGGGCCGATGGTCGCGGCAACGCCGGCCTTGGCCTGTGGCAGCTCGCCTACGCCTCCAAGGAGGCGCTCACCGTGCAGAGCTACGCCGACGCGCGCGCCGCTCACCAGAGCCTGCGCGGCGACAACGGCAAGCCACTGGTCATCCAGAGCAAGGAGCTGTGGGTGCCGCCCAACCTGGAGCAGGCCGCGCTGGAAGTGGTGCAGGCCGAGCGCCTGGCGGGCGGCGCCACCAACGTCATGCGGGGCCTCTCCAAGGTGGTCGTCTGCTCGTGGCTTACCGCCTGA
- a CDS encoding DUF1320 domain-containing protein, producing the protein MSYITPAELAERPGAREIAQTASAAHQMVRDDALMDATLRGLERSAWTGEDIAAADAALARVQDAVSEAGALIDGHLVQRGYQLPLQLPEGSAGRSMLTVWARAITRYYLNKDRMTDEAKDPVARDYRDALRLLGLLAVGKFSLGEGDPAASVNASSTDVRFQSAPLVFGREQMRAFR; encoded by the coding sequence ATGTCCTACATCACCCCTGCCGAATTGGCCGAACGCCCCGGAGCGCGCGAGATCGCCCAGACCGCCAGCGCGGCGCACCAGATGGTGCGCGACGACGCGCTCATGGACGCCACGCTGCGCGGCCTGGAGCGCAGCGCCTGGACGGGCGAGGACATCGCCGCCGCCGACGCGGCGCTGGCCCGCGTGCAAGACGCCGTGTCCGAGGCCGGCGCGCTGATTGACGGGCACCTGGTGCAGCGCGGCTACCAGCTGCCGCTGCAGCTGCCCGAGGGCAGCGCCGGCCGCAGCATGCTCACCGTGTGGGCGCGCGCCATCACGCGCTACTACCTGAACAAGGACCGCATGACCGACGAGGCCAAGGACCCCGTGGCACGCGACTACCGCGATGCGCTGCGGCTACTGGGCCTGCTGGCCGTGGGCAAGTTCAGCCTCGGCGAAGGCGACCCCGCTGCCAGCGTCAACGCCAGCAGCACCGACGTGCGCTTCCAGAGCGCTCCCCTGGTTTTTGGGCGCGAGCAGATGCGCGCCTTCCGCTGA
- a CDS encoding phage tail terminator protein, with protein sequence MDLQAILQRLRTELADLALREIEPAAGLDAAMRANRAVPAAYLIPLSERGQASGHTGEVDQIEHRLFAVVQAVDVGNAHGVVDLKTLRQRVKRALVGFVPDPSMGDPVLFVGGELVEFEGNGRLLWSDEFGYSGYFSNP encoded by the coding sequence ATGGATCTGCAAGCCATCCTGCAGCGCCTGCGCACCGAGCTCGCCGACCTGGCGCTGCGCGAAATCGAGCCCGCCGCGGGCCTGGACGCCGCCATGCGTGCCAACCGCGCCGTGCCGGCGGCCTACCTCATCCCTTTGTCCGAGCGCGGGCAGGCGAGCGGCCACACCGGCGAGGTCGATCAGATCGAGCACCGCCTGTTCGCCGTGGTGCAGGCGGTCGATGTCGGCAACGCCCATGGCGTGGTCGATCTCAAGACCCTGCGCCAGCGTGTCAAGCGCGCCCTGGTCGGCTTCGTGCCCGACCCTTCGATGGGCGACCCCGTCCTGTTCGTCGGCGGCGAGCTCGTCGAGTTCGAAGGCAATGGCCGCCTTTTGTGGTCCGACGAGTTTGGCTACAGCGGCTACTTCAGCAACCCGTGA
- a CDS encoding DUF1799 domain-containing protein, translated as MCCWSQWRVVVGIGVAYYEGIDRASLLSTMDMLGIQRSKRRAVLMQVQILESEAKLLRNERD; from the coding sequence GTGTGCTGCTGGAGCCAGTGGCGTGTCGTCGTCGGCATCGGCGTCGCCTATTACGAAGGGATCGACCGCGCCAGCCTGCTCTCCACCATGGACATGCTGGGCATTCAGCGCAGCAAACGCCGCGCGGTGCTGATGCAGGTACAGATTCTGGAGAGCGAAGCCAAGCTGCTGCGCAATGAGCGTGATTAG